In a genomic window of Thermoproteus tenax Kra 1:
- the ppsA gene encoding phosphoenolpyruvate synthase, protein MGLILWLEEITKKDHALVGGKGANLGEVSRLVRVPPGFVVTTEAFRAFLETTGLKSKISEVLKSVRGGSPEDYEKASETIREMIYREPMPREIADEIVRAYLKLSEKVGVKDVSVAVRSSATAEDIQEASFAGQQDTYLNVRGSENVIEHVKRVWASLYTARAIYYREQMGISHDNVSIAVVVQKLVNARSAGVMFTLDPTNGDTSKVVIEAAWGLGEGVVRGIVTPDEYVVDKNTLKIVERRISQKRLAVVRDERGLTKEVELPPEKSGAPALTDEEVIEYAKMALELERHYGHPLDIEFSVDSDVPFPQNLYVVQVRPETVWSRRAQPAEAKEAKAEGRVVVKGIAASPGVAVGRAKICLTLEDAKRKLQKGDILVTKMTDPDWVPYMRLASAIVTDEGGRTSHAAIVSRELGIPAVVGTGNATQVLRDGELYTVDGSKGVVLEGAAVQPQAKVAEAAQAAIAVPKEIILHIYRSIPTGTKVYMNLGEPDKIDEYKDLPFEGIGLMRIEFVITSWIGEHPLYLMSIGREDKFVDKMAEGVARVASAIYPRPVVVRFSDFKTNEYRSLQGGEKFEPEERNPMLGWRGVSRYVSLQYEKAFRLELRAIKKVREEMGLTNVWVMAPFVRTTWEAERFNRLLEEEGLVRDRDFKVWAMAEVPSVAFLVEEFAPYFDGFSIGSNDLTQLTLGVDRDNDFLVRINPKYFDEREMPVLKAIYELIQRAHRVGKTVSICGQGPSVYPQLVEFLVRAGIDSISVNPDAVLNTRILVASVEMKLLRERLDAIYRALYKVGDDEEFREIIKKVFGGLKY, encoded by the coding sequence ATGGGGCTCATTCTATGGCTAGAGGAGATCACGAAGAAAGATCACGCTCTAGTGGGCGGCAAGGGGGCAAACTTGGGCGAGGTCTCCAGACTCGTCCGCGTGCCTCCAGGCTTTGTCGTAACTACCGAGGCCTTTAGGGCCTTCCTAGAGACCACTGGGCTAAAGTCTAAGATATCGGAGGTCCTAAAGTCGGTGAGGGGCGGCTCGCCCGAGGACTACGAGAAGGCCTCGGAGACCATCAGAGAGATGATATACAGAGAGCCTATGCCTAGGGAGATCGCCGACGAGATAGTTAGAGCGTACCTCAAGCTCTCGGAGAAAGTCGGCGTTAAGGACGTCTCAGTGGCCGTGCGCTCCTCAGCCACCGCCGAGGATATACAGGAGGCATCATTCGCCGGACAACAAGACACTTATTTGAACGTGAGAGGCTCTGAGAACGTAATAGAGCACGTCAAGAGGGTCTGGGCATCTCTCTACACGGCTAGAGCCATCTACTATAGAGAGCAGATGGGTATATCTCACGATAACGTCTCAATAGCGGTTGTGGTTCAGAAGTTGGTCAACGCCAGATCTGCCGGCGTTATGTTCACCCTTGATCCCACAAACGGCGACACATCTAAAGTAGTTATCGAGGCCGCCTGGGGTCTAGGCGAGGGCGTCGTCAGAGGTATTGTGACGCCTGACGAGTACGTAGTGGACAAAAATACCCTTAAGATCGTGGAGCGCCGCATTTCCCAGAAGAGGTTGGCTGTAGTCAGAGATGAGAGGGGCCTCACCAAGGAGGTAGAGCTACCTCCAGAGAAGTCCGGCGCTCCTGCGTTGACAGACGAGGAGGTAATTGAATATGCTAAAATGGCTCTGGAGCTAGAGCGGCACTACGGCCACCCGCTCGACATCGAGTTCTCGGTAGATTCAGATGTACCGTTTCCACAGAACCTCTACGTAGTACAAGTAAGGCCCGAGACCGTATGGAGCAGGAGGGCCCAGCCCGCTGAGGCGAAGGAGGCTAAGGCCGAGGGGAGGGTCGTCGTTAAGGGCATAGCGGCGAGTCCCGGCGTCGCCGTAGGCAGGGCTAAGATCTGTCTAACTTTAGAGGACGCCAAGAGGAAGCTACAGAAAGGCGATATACTTGTGACTAAGATGACAGACCCAGATTGGGTGCCCTACATGAGGCTCGCCTCGGCGATAGTTACAGACGAGGGCGGCCGCACCTCTCATGCCGCCATAGTGAGCAGAGAGCTCGGGATACCAGCGGTGGTGGGCACCGGCAACGCCACACAAGTCCTCAGGGATGGCGAGCTGTATACTGTGGACGGCAGCAAGGGAGTAGTGCTGGAAGGGGCAGCCGTACAACCACAGGCTAAGGTCGCCGAAGCGGCACAGGCGGCGATAGCTGTGCCCAAGGAGATTATACTCCATATATATAGATCTATACCCACTGGGACGAAGGTCTATATGAATCTGGGCGAGCCCGATAAAATAGACGAGTACAAGGATCTGCCGTTCGAGGGCATAGGCTTGATGAGGATAGAGTTTGTCATAACCAGTTGGATCGGCGAGCATCCGCTGTATCTGATGTCTATAGGGCGCGAGGACAAGTTCGTGGACAAGATGGCCGAGGGCGTGGCTAGGGTCGCATCGGCGATATATCCTAGGCCCGTCGTCGTCAGATTCTCAGACTTTAAGACGAACGAGTACAGGAGCTTACAAGGAGGCGAAAAGTTCGAGCCGGAGGAGAGAAACCCGATGTTGGGGTGGCGCGGCGTATCCAGGTATGTATCGCTGCAGTACGAGAAGGCGTTCCGGCTAGAGCTGAGGGCCATCAAGAAGGTGAGGGAGGAGATGGGCTTGACTAATGTTTGGGTCATGGCCCCATTCGTGAGGACTACTTGGGAGGCCGAGCGCTTCAACAGGTTGCTTGAGGAGGAGGGCCTGGTGAGGGACAGAGATTTCAAGGTCTGGGCGATGGCCGAGGTGCCCTCAGTTGCGTTTCTAGTTGAGGAGTTTGCTCCGTATTTCGACGGCTTCTCCATAGGCTCTAACGATTTAACTCAGCTGACTCTAGGCGTTGATAGAGACAACGACTTTCTAGTGAGGATAAACCCGAAGTACTTCGACGAGAGGGAAATGCCGGTGCTGAAGGCGATATATGAGCTCATCCAGAGGGCCCACAGAGTGGGCAAGACGGTATCGATATGCGGTCAAGGTCCCTCGGTCTATCCGCAGCTAGTTGAGTTCTTAGTGAGAGCCGGCATAGACAGCATCTCGGTGAACCCCGACGCGGTGCTCAACACTAGAATCTTGGTAGCCTCCGTCGAGATGAAGTTGCTGAGAGAGAGACTCGACGCCATTTACAGGGCGTTATACAAGGTGGGCGACGACGAGGAATTCAGAGAAATAATAAAGAAGGTATTCGGGGGACTGAAATATTAG
- the kae1 gene encoding KEOPS complex N(6)-L-threonylcarbamoyladenine synthase Kae1: MLVLGIESTAHTFGVGLVEDGTILANVNDTYVPPSGYGIHPREAAEHHAKVAVILLKKALEIAGRSPRDIDAVAYSAGPGLGPALRMGAVLARSLAVKYRRPLVPVHHGIAHIEIARYSTRSCDPLVLLISGGHTVIAGFADGRYRVFGETLDLAIGNAIDKFAREVGLGYPGVPAVEKCAERAERVLPLPMNIIGQDLAFSGLVTQAIYLYKNGRADLPTLCKSVIENSYYMLAEVVERALAYTMKRELVVAGGVARSPRLGSILRAIAEDRGVSLKIVPPEYAGDNGAMIALAGYYAFKRGLFVNVERSFVKQRWRLDQVDVPWFNDLCYSDSSSRAN; encoded by the coding sequence GTGTTAGTCCTAGGCATCGAGAGCACAGCTCACACGTTCGGCGTAGGTCTGGTCGAGGACGGCACGATTTTGGCAAATGTAAATGATACTTATGTGCCCCCGTCTGGATATGGGATCCATCCCCGCGAGGCGGCTGAGCATCACGCTAAAGTCGCCGTAATTTTGTTGAAAAAAGCCCTAGAGATCGCGGGAAGATCGCCCAGAGATATCGATGCAGTGGCCTACTCCGCAGGCCCCGGGCTGGGACCTGCTCTAAGGATGGGCGCCGTCCTGGCGCGCTCCTTGGCTGTTAAATATAGGAGGCCCCTAGTGCCCGTACACCATGGAATTGCACACATAGAGATCGCCAGATATTCCACGAGGAGTTGCGATCCCCTCGTGCTCTTGATTTCAGGCGGGCACACGGTCATAGCGGGATTCGCCGACGGGCGCTACAGAGTATTCGGAGAGACGCTCGATCTAGCAATCGGAAATGCCATTGACAAGTTCGCTAGGGAGGTGGGGCTTGGATATCCCGGCGTCCCAGCCGTGGAGAAGTGCGCCGAGAGGGCGGAGAGAGTTCTTCCGCTACCCATGAACATAATAGGGCAAGATCTCGCCTTCTCGGGCCTGGTAACTCAAGCTATCTATTTATACAAGAACGGGCGGGCCGACTTACCGACCCTCTGCAAATCTGTTATTGAGAACTCGTACTATATGTTGGCAGAGGTCGTCGAAAGAGCATTGGCTTACACAATGAAGAGGGAGTTAGTTGTGGCCGGCGGTGTGGCGAGAAGCCCCAGGCTCGGCTCTATACTTAGAGCTATAGCCGAGGATAGAGGAGTCTCCCTCAAGATAGTGCCGCCGGAATACGCCGGCGATAACGGCGCCATGATCGCACTGGCTGGCTATTATGCCTTCAAGCGAGGCCTCTTCGTGAATGTCGAGAGGAGCTTTGTAAAACAGAGGTGGAGGTTAGATCAAGTGGACGTGCCTTGGTTCAACGACCTCTGCTACAGCGACAGTAGCTCAAGGGCGAACTGA
- a CDS encoding 30S ribosomal protein S27ae, which yields MSEGKKLPRAATWYLLDIEKGIFKFTRRFCPRCGSVMAYHKEPVPRWHCGKCGMTIFEKK from the coding sequence ATGAGCGAGGGCAAGAAGTTGCCAAGAGCTGCCACGTGGTATCTACTGGATATAGAGAAGGGGATATTCAAGTTCACAAGGCGCTTTTGTCCGCGGTGCGGCTCTGTGATGGCGTACCACAAGGAGCCAGTGCCGAGGTGGCACTGTGGAAAGTGTGGAATGACGATCTTCGAGAAAAAGTAG
- a CDS encoding 30S ribosomal protein S24e has product MEAKLESVRENRLLNRRETIVVIFHQGQGTPTRQQIREFVASQLGVSQDTVFVRKIESSFGLGMSKAEVHVYNSSDVAKAVEPAYIIARNIPDGKKILEEIKKRRAERREKRRRKKKGAAKKK; this is encoded by the coding sequence GTGGAGGCCAAGCTCGAGTCTGTGAGAGAAAATAGGCTATTGAACAGAAGAGAGACTATCGTCGTTATATTCCACCAGGGTCAAGGAACCCCCACGAGACAACAAATAAGGGAGTTCGTAGCCTCCCAACTCGGCGTATCTCAAGATACTGTTTTCGTAAGAAAGATAGAGAGCTCCTTCGGCCTCGGCATGTCCAAGGCCGAAGTCCACGTCTACAATTCGAGCGATGTTGCAAAGGCGGTGGAGCCCGCATATATCATTGCCAGAAACATTCCCGACGGCAAAAAGATCTTGGAGGAGATAAAGAAGAGGAGGGCTGAGAGGAGGGAAAAAAGGCGTCGTAAAAAGAAGGGGGCAGCTAAGAAGAAATGA
- a CDS encoding phosphate-starvation-inducible PsiE family protein, giving the protein MKLDILLKNIEISLYVVAIIVTIVLAVYSFYLVVEGLAGLRGAPYPEDAVYSILASLFLFIIFVELIDTFVTYIQEKEIIVYKIIDVALVALARELFIYISPTNKSFDINHAYALVAALGVIGVIDYLQHRARR; this is encoded by the coding sequence ATGAAGCTGGATATTCTTTTGAAAAATATCGAGATATCACTTTATGTTGTTGCAATAATTGTTACAATAGTGTTGGCAGTATATTCGTTCTATCTCGTCGTTGAGGGGCTGGCAGGCCTAAGGGGCGCTCCCTACCCCGAAGATGCTGTATATTCAATACTGGCTAGTTTGTTCTTATTTATAATATTTGTTGAATTAATAGATACATTTGTAACTTACATACAAGAAAAAGAAATAATTGTTTACAAAATAATTGATGTAGCCCTAGTAGCCTTAGCGAGAGAGCTGTTTATCTATATATCGCCGACTAATAAATCGTTTGATATAAACCACGCCTACGCCTTGGTGGCAGCTTTAGGCGTCATAGGCGTTATCGACTATCTACAACACCGCGCGCGGCGCTAA
- a CDS encoding class I SAM-dependent methyltransferase: MSTRDLFDALSEKYDEWYEKHRDLYKSELQTVSRLDCQGGVEIGVGTGRFAAPLGLRIGVDPSVNMLRLAPKTLDLIAAVGEMLPLRDGAVGCALIVVTLCFADDPKRLLNEALRVARRVVACIVPRESPWAIRYMEEGKQGHPFYSRAKFYAIKDLLSLASDARPARIYATLKEHVEGLQPVEEPPLDQAERYGFVCVELIRDGDRSESR; the protein is encoded by the coding sequence ATGAGCACGAGAGATCTCTTTGACGCTCTGTCCGAAAAATACGACGAGTGGTATGAGAAACACAGGGATCTGTATAAGAGCGAGCTACAGACGGTGAGCCGCCTCGATTGTCAAGGGGGCGTAGAGATAGGAGTAGGGACCGGCCGCTTTGCGGCCCCTCTGGGCTTGAGGATAGGGGTGGACCCTTCGGTGAATATGCTGAGGCTTGCTCCAAAGACGCTAGACCTTATTGCGGCTGTCGGCGAGATGCTCCCCTTGAGGGATGGGGCCGTGGGGTGCGCACTCATAGTAGTAACTCTGTGTTTTGCCGATGATCCAAAGAGGCTCTTAAACGAGGCGTTGCGGGTGGCGCGTAGAGTTGTGGCCTGTATAGTGCCCAGAGAGTCCCCCTGGGCTATTAGATATATGGAGGAGGGGAAACAGGGCCACCCCTTCTATTCGCGGGCCAAGTTTTATGCCATCAAGGATCTGCTCTCGTTGGCGTCCGACGCCAGGCCGGCGCGCATATACGCAACATTGAAGGAGCACGTGGAGGGCCTCCAGCCTGTAGAAGAGCCGCCATTGGATCAAGCGGAGCGCTACGGCTTTGTCTGCGTGGAGCTTATAAGAGATGGAGATAGATCAGAGTCCAGATGA
- a CDS encoding CPBP family intramembrane glutamic endopeptidase, producing the protein MKNEFIVLIFILSLFLILIENNIVGYSIALALTSITFRNLKWVDRGIGYLLSALAIYALAFAIDFYVGPKEYLHIDIPVVDVLAPVVEEVIFRGLPFLVLPRWAALIFSTAVFALLHPFPLLAFLYAIALTLAYLGGGLASSIVLHTANNVIWTLIYLHLL; encoded by the coding sequence ATGAAAAATGAATTTATAGTTCTTATATTTATTTTATCATTATTCCTAATACTAATAGAAAATAATATAGTAGGATATTCTATAGCGCTGGCTCTAACATCAATAACGTTCCGTAACCTTAAGTGGGTAGACAGAGGAATAGGCTACCTCCTATCGGCCTTGGCGATCTACGCGCTTGCCTTCGCCATAGATTTCTACGTTGGCCCAAAGGAGTACCTCCATATAGACATACCTGTCGTCGATGTTCTGGCGCCAGTTGTTGAGGAGGTGATATTCAGGGGACTCCCCTTCCTCGTCCTCCCGCGTTGGGCCGCCCTAATTTTCTCCACTGCTGTTTTCGCCCTTCTCCATCCGTTTCCGCTCTTAGCGTTCCTATACGCGATCGCCCTAACGCTGGCGTATCTGGGCGGAGGGCTGGCCTCGTCAATTGTGCTTCACACCGCAAATAACGTCATCTGGACTCTGATCTATCTCCATCTCTTATAA
- a CDS encoding metal-dependent transcriptional regulator has product MNKTVEGIVGEVMRKGHEIKDVRPEHYLEAIYELSSRGRVTLSDLARMLGVKPSSAQKMVKRLEEQGLVVYKGRGGITITERGLDVIAALERSHKTLAEFFKLIGVEEELAEVEAEKLEHLIDPRVVERISYLVHSLRYLKKLYEK; this is encoded by the coding sequence ATGAACAAAACCGTAGAGGGGATAGTGGGAGAAGTAATGAGAAAGGGACATGAGATAAAGGACGTCAGACCTGAGCACTATCTTGAGGCCATATATGAGCTTTCCTCGAGGGGGCGCGTTACCTTAAGCGATTTGGCGCGGATGCTCGGCGTCAAGCCGAGTTCGGCCCAAAAGATGGTGAAGAGGCTTGAGGAACAAGGTCTCGTCGTATACAAAGGGCGGGGAGGCATAACAATAACCGAGAGGGGCTTGGACGTAATCGCGGCCCTTGAAAGATCCCACAAGACGTTGGCTGAGTTCTTTAAGCTCATAGGAGTTGAGGAGGAGCTCGCAGAAGTAGAGGCTGAGAAGCTAGAGCACTTGATAGATCCCAGAGTCGTTGAAAGAATATCCTACTTGGTACATTCTCTGAGATATTTAAAAAAGCTTTATGAAAAATGA
- a CDS encoding Nramp family divalent metal transporter, with translation MEIIGPATVVSVAYIDPGNFGANIAAGSAFGLSLLWVVWLSGALAVMYQYIAGVLGLETGRGLLDHLKKGAGRLWPLYIPVLFAIGLSTDLAEFVGLIIAFELLTGVPLYIAVLLGSVDVLLLALLDNRKEVYFSAIGSLASIVGLSFLIELVLVRPDIYAVLYYSLVPSLKGGEALYAASIIGATIMPHALILHSHMTQGMEKRVHRVQTLYNLVMASAVNAAMQIVAATALYGDVGVGLSQIPRVLEPLYGPLAGYVFSIALLSSGLASSAVSVQAGTLMLERIFTKAPSKPRARLLFRGINVIPTALVLEAGLNPLSLLVYTQVVLSLVLPLVLIPLLIYASRYLSKGLAFAAYAASSLILFINVLTLVSPLS, from the coding sequence GTGGAGATCATAGGGCCCGCCACAGTTGTTAGCGTTGCGTATATAGATCCAGGCAACTTCGGCGCCAACATAGCCGCAGGCTCCGCCTTCGGTCTCAGTTTATTGTGGGTGGTCTGGCTGTCGGGAGCGCTAGCTGTTATGTACCAATATATAGCTGGAGTGCTTGGATTAGAGACGGGTCGGGGGCTCCTAGATCACCTCAAGAAGGGAGCTGGACGCCTCTGGCCCCTCTATATTCCAGTGCTCTTCGCGATAGGGCTCTCCACGGACCTCGCCGAGTTTGTCGGGCTCATAATAGCGTTTGAGCTCCTCACTGGCGTCCCGCTATATATCGCCGTCCTCCTAGGCTCCGTAGACGTCTTGTTGTTGGCCCTCCTCGATAATAGGAAGGAGGTGTATTTCTCGGCGATTGGCTCCTTGGCTTCAATAGTAGGTCTCAGCTTCCTCATTGAGCTTGTTTTAGTAAGGCCTGATATTTACGCGGTGTTGTACTACTCGCTCGTGCCCTCTCTAAAAGGCGGCGAGGCCCTCTATGCGGCGTCCATAATAGGGGCCACCATAATGCCCCATGCTCTGATCCTCCATTCACATATGACGCAGGGAATGGAGAAAAGAGTACACAGAGTACAGACCCTGTACAACTTGGTCATGGCCTCTGCCGTCAATGCGGCCATGCAGATAGTGGCAGCGACGGCGTTGTACGGCGATGTAGGCGTGGGGCTGTCGCAGATACCCAGAGTGTTGGAGCCTCTCTATGGGCCTCTTGCCGGCTATGTATTCTCGATAGCTCTATTATCGTCTGGACTGGCGTCCTCCGCCGTCTCGGTACAAGCGGGTACCCTCATGCTTGAGAGAATTTTCACAAAGGCTCCGTCGAAGCCCAGGGCAAGATTGCTCTTCAGAGGCATCAACGTGATACCAACCGCCCTAGTGTTGGAAGCCGGCCTAAACCCTCTGTCCCTTCTTGTTTACACTCAAGTGGTCTTGAGCTTGGTGCTTCCACTCGTTCTGATACCGCTTTTGATCTACGCCTCGCGGTACTTGAGCAAAGGCCTAGCCTTCGCAGCCTACGCCGCGTCTTCTTTGATTCTATTCATAAACGTTCTAACATTGGTCAGCCCCTTATCATAA
- the sucC gene encoding ADP-forming succinate--CoA ligase subunit beta, with translation MKLYEYEAKEIFAKYGVKIPPGKLALSPQEVRKIAEEIGKPVVLKAQVTVAGRGKAGGIKVAKSPQEAEELAKQMFGMNIKGLTVRKIYVTEYVEVEREMYLSLIIDRASRRYLFLASPIGGVDIEEIAKREPEKIKRVYVDPFEGLKDFHIRGIVSWLGVKAGTQQWEQAAGIVKAMYKAMTELEAELVESNPLAVTKSGDVIPLDARIIIDDNALYKHPDLEKAYEEDPRDVTEFERYAQRIGFNYVELDGDIGIIGNGAGLTMSTMDLVYHYGGRPANFLDIGGGASREVVKEALKVLLRHPRVKVIFINIFGGITRADEVAAGVEGALNELGNAGKKIIVRMKGTNEELGRQMLAKIGVPLYESAEEAAQKAVELARI, from the coding sequence ATGAAATTGTATGAATACGAAGCCAAAGAGATATTCGCAAAATACGGAGTCAAAATACCGCCAGGCAAATTGGCTCTTTCACCGCAGGAGGTTCGCAAGATAGCTGAGGAGATCGGCAAGCCGGTAGTGTTAAAGGCCCAAGTCACAGTGGCGGGCAGAGGAAAGGCGGGCGGCATAAAGGTGGCTAAGTCGCCGCAAGAGGCAGAGGAGCTGGCCAAGCAGATGTTCGGCATGAACATCAAGGGTCTTACAGTGAGGAAGATTTACGTGACCGAATATGTGGAGGTGGAGCGCGAGATGTACTTGAGCCTCATCATAGATAGAGCCTCTAGGAGGTACCTTTTCCTCGCCTCCCCTATAGGCGGCGTGGACATTGAGGAAATAGCCAAGAGGGAGCCGGAGAAGATAAAGAGGGTGTACGTAGACCCCTTCGAGGGACTCAAGGACTTCCACATCAGGGGCATAGTTTCATGGTTGGGCGTTAAGGCCGGTACTCAACAGTGGGAACAAGCCGCGGGCATAGTAAAGGCGATGTACAAGGCCATGACGGAGCTGGAGGCTGAGTTGGTAGAAAGCAACCCGCTCGCTGTAACGAAATCGGGCGACGTTATACCGCTTGACGCGAGGATAATAATCGACGATAATGCACTTTACAAACATCCAGATCTAGAGAAGGCCTACGAGGAGGATCCGAGGGATGTGACCGAGTTCGAGAGATATGCCCAGAGGATAGGGTTCAACTATGTGGAACTTGACGGAGATATCGGCATAATAGGCAACGGCGCCGGCCTCACAATGAGCACGATGGATTTAGTATATCACTACGGGGGCAGGCCCGCGAACTTCTTGGATATAGGCGGAGGAGCCTCGCGCGAGGTGGTGAAGGAGGCCCTTAAGGTCTTGTTGAGGCATCCGAGAGTCAAGGTGATATTCATTAATATATTCGGAGGCATAACCAGAGCCGACGAAGTGGCCGCAGGCGTCGAGGGAGCCTTAAACGAGTTGGGCAACGCTGGAAAGAAGATCATCGTGAGGATGAAGGGGACCAACGAGGAGTTGGGCAGACAAATGTTGGCCAAAATAGGAGTCCCTCTATATGAAAGTGCCGAAGAGGCGGCACAAAAAGCCGTAGAGTTAGCGAGGATATGA
- the sucD gene encoding succinate--CoA ligase subunit alpha has protein sequence MTVLVGPDTKVIVQGITGKEGSFHAQRMLEYGTKVVGGVTPGKGGATVAGVPVFDSVEEAVRATGANASVVFVPAKFAADAVYEAVDAGIKLIVVITEHIPIHETLRFVNYARARGATVIGPNCPGLVAPPLKVKLGIMPNSVYQTPGRIGVVSRSGTLTYEISYQLARAGLGINTAIGVGGDPIVGTDLVEAALLMSRDPEVDAIVAIGEVGGDAEERLAKLYAEGVIKKPIVAYVAGRTAPPEKRMGHAGAIVMLGSGDANSKVKTLREAGIPVADTPVEVPQLVLKALRR, from the coding sequence ATGACGGTCCTCGTAGGCCCTGATACTAAGGTAATAGTCCAAGGCATAACTGGGAAAGAGGGAAGCTTCCACGCCCAGAGGATGTTGGAATATGGGACCAAAGTGGTGGGCGGCGTCACGCCCGGCAAGGGAGGCGCTACGGTAGCCGGCGTTCCTGTGTTCGATTCAGTGGAAGAGGCGGTCAGAGCAACGGGTGCCAATGCGTCCGTGGTGTTTGTCCCGGCCAAGTTCGCAGCTGACGCAGTATACGAGGCCGTAGACGCAGGCATAAAGCTAATAGTAGTGATCACGGAGCATATACCAATACATGAAACTCTGAGGTTCGTAAACTACGCTAGAGCGAGGGGGGCCACAGTGATAGGCCCCAACTGCCCTGGCCTTGTGGCGCCTCCGCTCAAGGTGAAGCTGGGCATAATGCCCAACAGCGTCTATCAAACTCCAGGTAGGATAGGCGTAGTGAGTAGATCGGGCACTCTGACGTACGAAATATCCTATCAACTAGCCCGCGCGGGGTTGGGGATCAATACAGCCATAGGCGTGGGCGGGGACCCCATAGTGGGCACAGATCTGGTCGAGGCAGCCCTGTTGATGTCCCGAGATCCCGAGGTTGACGCCATTGTGGCAATAGGCGAAGTGGGAGGAGACGCTGAGGAGAGGCTAGCTAAGCTGTACGCCGAGGGTGTAATAAAGAAGCCCATAGTGGCATACGTGGCCGGCAGAACGGCGCCGCCAGAGAAGAGGATGGGCCACGCTGGAGCTATAGTGATGTTGGGTTCTGGCGATGCCAACAGCAAGGTGAAGACGTTGAGAGAGGCGGGCATACCCGTGGCCGACACGCCCGTGGAAGTTCCTCAACTAGTCTTGAAGGCGCTCAGGAGGTAG
- a CDS encoding PLP-dependent aminotransferase family protein, whose protein sequence is MNVTKLLAGRTAYMRASEIRELLKWATSDVISFGGGMPDPSTFPLEDIARIAAYVLENYGNKALQYGQTEGVPELRDELAKFSQSNGIKASAENIIVTVGSQEALELLGRLFLDEGSTIITENPTYIAALQSWRVYRPKIVGIPMDDNGMRTDILEKEVRRLKSEGANIKFIYTVPTAQNPMGVTMPDERRKHLLEIAEENDLLVVEDDPYGYFLFDNITVTRLKAMDRSGRVIYLSTASKIFSPGLRLGWVIAEPEIVRWFALGKQALNLNTPTLNQYMLLEGLRRGVIQRNIPKIVELYKKKRDAMLTALESYMPKGVTWTKPSGGMFIWVRVPEKIDTKEMLQVAITKYKVAYVPGHGFHVNEGEGRNTMRLNFTYSTFEQIDLGVRRLADTIREFL, encoded by the coding sequence ATGAATGTAACAAAGCTCCTTGCGGGCCGCACAGCCTACATGAGGGCCAGCGAGATACGCGAGCTCCTCAAGTGGGCCACCTCGGACGTGATATCGTTCGGCGGGGGCATGCCTGACCCCTCAACGTTCCCCTTGGAGGATATAGCCAGAATAGCCGCCTATGTTCTCGAGAACTATGGCAATAAGGCGCTACAGTACGGCCAGACTGAGGGCGTCCCAGAGCTCCGCGACGAGTTGGCCAAGTTCTCGCAGTCCAACGGCATCAAAGCGTCAGCAGAGAATATTATCGTCACTGTGGGAAGCCAAGAGGCTTTAGAGCTACTGGGCAGATTATTCCTCGATGAAGGCTCCACGATAATAACTGAGAATCCCACCTACATAGCCGCTCTACAATCATGGCGTGTGTACAGACCCAAAATAGTTGGCATCCCGATGGACGACAATGGGATGAGGACCGATATACTGGAGAAGGAAGTGAGGAGGTTGAAGTCGGAAGGCGCCAATATAAAGTTCATCTACACAGTGCCGACAGCTCAGAACCCTATGGGCGTCACAATGCCCGACGAGAGAAGGAAGCATCTTCTCGAGATCGCGGAGGAGAACGACCTCTTGGTCGTAGAGGACGACCCCTACGGCTACTTCCTCTTTGACAACATAACAGTGACCAGGCTCAAGGCAATGGATAGGTCCGGCCGCGTCATATACCTATCTACTGCCTCTAAGATCTTCAGTCCAGGCCTCCGCCTCGGTTGGGTTATAGCCGAGCCTGAGATCGTTAGATGGTTCGCCTTAGGTAAACAAGCGTTGAACCTCAACACGCCGACGTTGAACCAATACATGTTGCTGGAGGGCTTGAGGAGGGGCGTGATCCAGAGGAACATACCTAAGATCGTCGAACTCTACAAGAAAAAGAGAGATGCCATGTTGACCGCTTTGGAGTCCTATATGCCCAAGGGAGTAACGTGGACTAAGCCATCGGGAGGCATGTTCATATGGGTCAGAGTGCCTGAGAAAATCGATACGAAGGAGATGTTGCAAGTAGCTATAACAAAATACAAAGTCGCATATGTGCCTGGGCATGGCTTCCATGTGAATGAAGGGGAGGGCAGAAACACCATGCGTCTAAACTTCACGTACAGCACATTCGAGCAGATTGACTTGGGCGTCAGACGTCTGGCGGACACAATCCGCGAATTTTTATGA